In Marmota flaviventris isolate mMarFla1 chromosome 15, mMarFla1.hap1, whole genome shotgun sequence, a single window of DNA contains:
- the Tspyl5 gene encoding testis-specific Y-encoded-like protein 5 — protein MSGRSRGRKSSRAKSRGKGRAKARVRAAPDDALRDPDPPQFQRLGEDIPAAQVQAGAGWGGLETAAPASPLQPGEDAACRLPLDCGLALRARAGDRGLAATRLCPGKAASLSERLATDTVFVGTVGRPKNAPRIGNRRGPAGKKAPETCSALGRGPQAIAGGKPKKGTSGEGNPVSVVEEKKVVEKDAGSGIPATEGSMDTLENVQLKLETMNAQADRAYLRLSRKFGQLRLHHLERRNLLIQNIPGFWGQAFQNHPQLSSFLNNQDKEVLSYLNSLEVEELGLARLGYKIKFYFGRNPYFQNKVLIKEYGCGPSGQVVSRSTPIQWLPGHDLQSLSQGNPENNRSFFGWFSNHSSIESDKIVEIINEELWPNPLQYYLMSEGARGEKGKEGRPGPAKQPVETPEPGVNQSN, from the coding sequence ATGAGCGGCCGAAGTAGAGGTCGAAAGTCCTCTCGTGCCAAAAGCCGGGGCAAAGGCCGCGCCAAAGCCCGAGTCCGCGCTGCTCCTGACGACGCCCTGCGCGACCCGGACCctccacagtttcagaggctcgGGGAGGACATCCCGGCGGCACAGGTGCAGGCTGGCGCGGGTTGGGGTGGTCTGGAAACCGCTGCGCCCGCGTCGCCCCTGCAGCCCGGGGAGGATGCTGCCTGCCGGCTCCCGCTGGATTGTGGCCTCGCGCTCCGCGCCCGAGCTGGGGACCGCGGACTGGCCGCCACCAGGCTTTGTCCGGGGAAGGCCGCATCTCTCTCAGAGCGCCTGGCAACCGACACCGTCTTCGTGGGAACCGTGGGAAGGCCGAAAAATGCCCCCCGCATTGGGAATCGGCGTGGCCCTGCTGGGAAGAAGGCCCCAGAAACCTGTAGCGCCTTGGGGAGGGGACCTCAGGCCATAGCTGGTGGGAAGCCAAAGAAAGGGACGTCTGGGGAAGGAAATCCCGTCTCAGTAGTGGAGGAAAAGAAGGTGGTGGAGAAGGATGCAGGGTCAGGTATCCCGGCGACAGAAGGCAGCATGGATACTCTGGAGAACGTCCAGCTGAAGCTGGAGACCATGAATGCCCAGGCGGACAGGGCCTACCTTAGGCTCTCTCGCAAGTTTGGGCAGCTGCGACTGCACCACCTGGAACGAAGGAACCTTCTCATCCAGAATATCCCAGGCTTTTGGGGGCAAGCTTTTCAGAATCACCCCCAGTTATCATCCTTTCTGAACAACCAAGATAAAGAGGTACTGAGCTACTTGAACAGCTTGGAGGTGGAAGAGCTTGGCCTGGCCAGATTGGGCTACAAAATCAAGTTCTACTTCGGCCGCAACCCCTATTTCCAAAATAAGGTGCTCATCAAGGAATACGGGTGTGGTCCTTCAGGTCAGGTGGTGTCTCGGTCTACTCCAATCCAGTGGCTCCCAGGTCACGACCTTCAGTCTCTTAGCCAGGGAAACCCAGAAAACAACCGTAGCTTCTTTGGTTGGTTTTCAAACCACAGCTCTATCGAATCTGACAAGATTGTTGAGATAATCAACGAGGAACTATGGCCCAATCCCCTGCAGTACTACCTTATGAGTGAAGGGGCCcgtggagagaaaggaaaggagggcagGCCAGGTCCAGCAAAGCAGCCAGTGGAGACCCCTGAGCCTGGGGTAAACCAATCCAACTGA